The Oryza glaberrima chromosome 9, OglaRS2, whole genome shotgun sequence genome includes a window with the following:
- the LOC127784729 gene encoding ervatamin-A-like, translated as MAAGKLVLLLVALMATTTNLAAAAAASMEGRHEEWMAENGRTYEDAAEKARRFEVFKANVERIDRFNNAGGGNRTYSLGVNAFTDLTDEEFAARYTAAGYYYSNATSFEFGVAAHKLPGFMYENVSLSSEGGYTQGIDWRERGAVTNVKSQGNCGCCWAFSAVAAMEGINQITTNALVNLSAQQLLDCSSKDAGCNGGYFTEAFAYIGDGGGITTESAYPYQRAQGPCRFSAGEEGVATIRGYQEVPLNEAALAQAVAHQPVSVAITAGGFRFKQYQNGVFMADHCDDDLHLNHEVTVVGYGVDDGDYWLIKNSWGTGWGEQGYMRLQKDQRACGIVGTSTRSIAPAYPVMAA; from the exons ATGGCGGCCGGAAAGCTAGTACTGCTCCTAGTGGCTCTCATGGCAACAACGACTAaccttgccgccgctgccgcggcgtCCATGGAGGGCAGGCACGAGGAGTGGATGGCGGAGAACGGGCGCACGTACGAGgacgcggcggagaaggcgcgGCGGTTCGAGGTATTCAAGGCTAACGTGGAGCGCATCGACAGGTTCAacaacgccggcggcggcaaccggacGTACAGCCTCGGCGTCAACGCGTTCACCGACCTCACCGACGAGGAGTTCGCCGCCAGGTACACGGCCGCCGGCTACTACTACAGCAACGCCACCTCGTTCGAATTCGGGGTGGCGGCCCACAAGCTGCCCGGCTTCATGTACGAGAACGTTAGCCTCTCATCAGAGGGCGGCTACACCCAAGGCATCGACTGGAGGGAGAGAGGTGCCGTCACCAATGTCAAGAGCCAAGGCAATTGCG GATGCTGCTGGGCGTTCTCCGCGGTTGCAGCCATGGAGGGCATCAACCAGATCACGACCAACGCGCTGGTGAACCTCTCCGCGCAGCAGCTGCTGGACTGCTCCAGCAAGGATGCAGGCTGCAATGGCGGCTACTTCACGGAAGCCTTCGCCTacatcggcgacggcggcggcatcacCACCGAGTCGGCCTACCCGTACCAGCGAGCCCAGGGGCCGTGCCGCTtctccgccggcgaggagggggtCGCCACCATTCGCGGCTACCAGGAGGTGCCCCTGAATGAAGCCGCGCTCGCCCAGGCCGTCGCCCACCAGCCGGTGTCCGTGGCCATCACCGCCGGCGGCTTCCGGTTCAAGCAGTACCAGAACGGCGTCTTCATGGCCGATCACTGCGACGACGACCTCCACCTCAACCACGAAGTCACGGTGGTGGGGTACGGCGTGGACGATGGCGACTACTGGCTGATCAAGAACTCCTGGGGCACAGGTTGGGGAGAGCAAGGCTACATGAGGCTGCAGAAGGACCAACGCGCCTGCGGCATAGTTGGCACCAGTACCAGGAGCATTGCCCCGGCCTACCCTGTTATGGCGGCATGA